From a region of the Pseudoxanthomonas sp. X-1 genome:
- the speD gene encoding adenosylmethionine decarboxylase, translating into MVKPLPRLRLQGFNNLTKALSFNIYDVCYAVSEDERQRYIEYIDEEYNADRLTQILTDVAEIIGANILNVARQDYDPQGASVTILISEEPVIDKKQAGKEVISDAVVAHLDKSHITVHTYPETHPQAGIATFRADIDVATCGVISPLKALNYLIESFESDIVIMDYRVRGFTRDIKGKKHYIDHKINSIQDFMAKNIKSRYEMIDVNVYQENIFHTKMHLTDFDLDQYLFEEKARNLSFKERMKIESLLKREIEELFHGRNLAE; encoded by the coding sequence GTGGTCAAACCACTGCCGCGTCTGAGGCTGCAGGGCTTCAACAACCTCACCAAGGCGCTGAGCTTCAACATCTACGACGTCTGCTATGCCGTGTCCGAGGACGAGCGCCAGCGCTACATCGAGTACATCGATGAAGAGTACAACGCCGACCGCCTGACCCAGATCCTGACGGATGTGGCCGAGATCATCGGCGCCAACATCCTCAACGTCGCGCGCCAGGACTACGACCCGCAGGGGGCGTCGGTCACCATCCTCATTTCCGAGGAACCGGTGATCGACAAGAAGCAGGCTGGCAAGGAAGTGATCTCCGACGCGGTGGTCGCGCACCTGGACAAGAGCCACATCACCGTCCACACCTATCCGGAAACGCATCCGCAGGCCGGCATCGCGACCTTCCGCGCGGACATCGACGTGGCCACCTGCGGCGTGATCTCGCCGCTGAAGGCGTTGAACTACCTGATCGAGTCGTTCGAGTCGGACATCGTGATCATGGACTACCGCGTCCGTGGCTTCACCCGCGACATCAAGGGCAAGAAGCACTACATCGATCACAAGATCAACTCGATCCAGGACTTCATGGCCAAGAACATCAAGTCGCGCTACGAGATGATCGACGTCAACGTCTACCAGGAAAACATCTTCCACACCAAGATGCACCTGACCGACTTCGACCTGGACCAGTACCTGTTCGAGGAGAAGGCGCGCAATCTCTCGTTCAAGGAGCGCATGAAGATCGAGAGCCTGCTCAAGCGCGAGATCGAGGAACTCTTCCACGGCCGCAACCTGGCCGAATGA
- the crp gene encoding cAMP-activated global transcriptional regulator CRP encodes MKAGLPPSLTRSPAGALTPDLTTIESFLSNSHRRRYPARADVFRPGDPAGTLYYVVSGSVSILAEEDEDRELVLGYFGPGEFVGEMGLFIESDKREVVLRTRTQCELAEISYERLHQLFGGQLASDAAKLLFAIGTQLSRRLLDTSRKASRLAFLDVTDRIIRTLHDLAHEPEAMSHPQGTQLRVSRQELARLVGCSREMAGRVLKKLQADGLLHARGKTVVLYGTR; translated from the coding sequence ATGAAAGCTGGTCTTCCACCGAGCCTGACCCGTTCACCGGCCGGCGCGCTGACCCCGGATCTGACGACCATCGAGTCGTTCCTGTCCAACAGCCACCGCCGCCGCTATCCCGCCCGGGCCGACGTCTTCCGCCCCGGCGACCCGGCCGGGACACTGTATTACGTGGTCAGCGGCTCGGTCAGCATCCTGGCCGAGGAGGACGAGGACCGCGAGCTGGTGCTGGGCTATTTCGGCCCCGGCGAGTTCGTCGGCGAGATGGGCCTGTTCATCGAGTCGGACAAGCGCGAGGTGGTGCTGCGCACCCGCACGCAGTGCGAACTGGCCGAGATCAGCTATGAGCGGCTGCACCAGCTGTTCGGTGGCCAGCTGGCCTCGGACGCGGCCAAGCTGCTGTTCGCCATAGGCACCCAGCTCTCGCGGCGCCTGCTGGACACCAGCCGCAAGGCCAGCCGACTGGCCTTCCTGGATGTGACCGACCGCATCATCCGCACCCTGCACGACCTGGCCCACGAGCCGGAGGCCATGAGCCATCCGCAGGGCACCCAGCTGCGCGTCTCCCGCCAGGAGCTGGCGCGCCTGGTCGGCTGCTCGCGCGAGATGGCCGGCCGGGTGCTGAAGAAGCTGCAGGCCGACGGCCTGCTGCATGCCCGTGGCAAGACCGTCGTGCTGTACGGGACGCGCTGA
- a CDS encoding glycoside hydrolase family 5 protein, whose translation MRLAIPMLLALLCVALPAPRARADEAFAQLGRGVNILGYDPMWNDPAQARFRPPLYRTIRDGGFRTVRVNLQAFAHMDADNRLDPAWLRTLDAVVAQATAAGLNVILDEHDFHPCAADAAVCRARLLAFWSQVAPRYRQAPSSVLFEILNEPNGQMTSEAWNALLRDALGIIRRDNPTRTVVIGPASSNAYTALDRLSLPDDDPHLLVTVHYYNPFRFTHQGASWAPADIRDHTGVRWGSAADRAKLYHEFDRIAAWAQAHHRPVLLGEFGTYEQAPADDRLAWTVAVVNAAEKRHFAWAYWEFEGSFGAYDIDRGQWNAPLHHALVGSDSAYAGAGG comes from the coding sequence ATGCGCCTTGCCATTCCGATGCTGCTGGCGTTGCTGTGCGTGGCGCTGCCGGCGCCACGTGCGCGGGCGGACGAGGCCTTCGCCCAGCTCGGGCGCGGGGTCAACATCCTCGGCTACGACCCGATGTGGAACGATCCGGCCCAGGCGCGCTTTCGCCCGCCGCTGTACCGCACGATCCGCGACGGCGGCTTCCGCACGGTACGGGTCAATCTGCAGGCCTTCGCCCACATGGACGCGGACAACCGCCTGGACCCGGCCTGGCTGCGGACGCTGGACGCGGTGGTCGCGCAGGCCACGGCGGCGGGCCTCAACGTGATCCTGGACGAACACGACTTCCACCCCTGCGCCGCCGACGCGGCCGTGTGCCGGGCCAGGCTGCTGGCGTTCTGGAGCCAGGTCGCCCCGCGCTACCGCCAGGCGCCGTCCTCGGTGCTGTTCGAGATCCTCAACGAGCCCAACGGCCAGATGACCAGCGAGGCGTGGAACGCGCTACTGCGCGATGCGCTGGGCATCATCCGCCGCGACAACCCGACGCGCACGGTGGTGATCGGCCCGGCCAGCAGCAACGCCTACACGGCGCTGGACCGTCTGAGCCTGCCCGATGACGACCCGCATCTTCTGGTCACCGTGCACTACTACAACCCGTTCCGTTTCACCCACCAGGGCGCGTCGTGGGCGCCGGCGGACATCCGCGACCACACCGGCGTGCGCTGGGGCAGCGCGGCCGACCGGGCCAAGCTCTACCACGAGTTCGACCGCATCGCGGCCTGGGCGCAGGCGCATCACCGGCCGGTACTGCTGGGCGAGTTCGGCACTTACGAGCAGGCGCCGGCGGACGACCGCCTGGCCTGGACGGTGGCCGTGGTCAACGCCGCGGAGAAGCGGCATTTCGCCTGGGCGTATTGGGAATTCGAGGGCAGCTTCGGCGCCTACGACATCGACCGTGGCCAGTGGAACGCGCCACTGCACCACGCCCTGGTGGGCAGCGACAGCGCCTACGCGGGCGCTGGCGGCTGA
- a CDS encoding haloacid dehalogenase-like hydrolase, translating to MSAPGPHPAPAADAPVVVFDFDHTLYDGDSGSHLFAWLIRRSWLRTAVALALTPLLGPLVAMLPTRRRGISGYVWIATFGLRRRRDLDALIDRYVEANRAQMRARLLPVALEVFAAHRAAGDRVVVATGAPPELARAILSFVAHQDVPVIGTVVGPRFGAVAARRHCHHEEKMRMLREQGYGEIAVAYSDSKADLPLLKAARRPVVVNPKHSAVDVFRRVLPAGTPILNWGCQDRGGDATGA from the coding sequence ATGAGCGCGCCCGGGCCGCATCCGGCGCCGGCCGCCGACGCGCCGGTGGTGGTGTTCGACTTCGACCACACTCTGTATGACGGCGACTCGGGCAGCCATTTGTTCGCCTGGCTGATCCGGCGCAGCTGGCTGCGCACGGCCGTCGCACTGGCGCTGACTCCGCTGCTGGGGCCGCTGGTGGCGATGCTGCCCACCCGCCGGCGTGGCATTTCCGGCTATGTCTGGATCGCCACCTTCGGCCTGCGCCGCCGCCGCGACCTGGATGCCCTGATCGATCGCTACGTCGAGGCCAACCGCGCGCAGATGCGGGCGCGGCTGCTGCCGGTCGCCCTGGAGGTCTTCGCCGCCCATCGCGCCGCCGGCGACCGGGTGGTGGTGGCCACCGGCGCGCCGCCGGAGCTGGCCCGCGCGATCCTGTCCTTCGTCGCCCACCAGGACGTGCCGGTGATCGGCACCGTGGTCGGGCCCAGGTTCGGTGCCGTGGCCGCCCGCCGCCACTGCCACCACGAAGAGAAGATGCGCATGCTGCGCGAACAGGGCTATGGCGAGATCGCCGTGGCCTACAGCGACAGCAAGGCCGACCTGCCGCTGCTCAAGGCCGCGCGGCGGCCGGTGGTGGTCAATCCCAAGCACAGCGCGGTGGACGTGTTCCGCCGCGTGCTGCCGGCGGGCACGCCGATCCTCAACTGGGGCTGCCAGGACCGCGGCGGCGACGCGACCGGCGCCTGA
- the trpC gene encoding indole-3-glycerol phosphate synthase TrpC — protein sequence MSDILDTILARKREEIAARSAQVPLDDLIARARDASPVRGFADALRRAIAAGEPGVIAEVKKASPSKGVIRPDFDPAEIAVSYEFGGASCLSVLTDVDFFQGADAYLQQAREACTLPVLRKDFTIDPYQVYEARVLGADCILLIVAALDDDQLVSLADLAMRLDMDVLVEVHDIDELERALQVPAPLLGINNRNLRTFEVSLRNTLDMRHAVPRDRILVTESGIVTADDVATMRGQGVHAFLVGETFMRTPEPGESLRQLFFAA from the coding sequence ATGAGCGACATCCTCGACACCATCCTGGCCCGCAAGCGCGAGGAAATCGCCGCGCGCAGCGCGCAGGTCCCGCTGGACGATCTGATCGCGCGCGCGCGCGACGCCTCGCCCGTGCGCGGCTTCGCCGATGCGCTGCGCCGGGCCATCGCCGCCGGCGAGCCGGGCGTGATCGCCGAGGTCAAGAAGGCCAGTCCGTCCAAGGGGGTGATCCGCCCCGACTTCGATCCGGCCGAGATCGCGGTGAGCTACGAGTTCGGCGGCGCCAGCTGCCTGTCGGTGCTGACCGATGTGGATTTCTTCCAGGGCGCCGACGCCTACCTGCAGCAGGCGCGCGAGGCCTGCACCCTGCCGGTGCTGCGCAAGGATTTCACCATCGATCCCTACCAGGTGTACGAGGCGCGCGTGCTGGGCGCCGACTGCATCCTGCTGATCGTCGCGGCGCTGGACGACGACCAGCTGGTGTCGCTGGCCGACCTGGCCATGCGCCTGGACATGGACGTGCTGGTCGAGGTGCACGACATCGACGAGCTCGAACGCGCGCTGCAGGTGCCGGCGCCGCTGCTGGGCATCAACAACCGCAACCTGCGCACCTTCGAGGTGTCGCTGCGCAATACCCTGGACATGCGCCACGCCGTGCCGCGCGACCGCATCCTGGTGACCGAGAGCGGCATCGTCACCGCCGACGATGTGGCGACGATGCGCGGGCAGGGCGTGCACGCGTTCCTGGTCGGCGAGACTTTCATGCGCACGCCCGAACCGGGCGAGTCGCTGCGCCAGCTGTTCTTCGCCGCATGA
- a CDS encoding antibiotic biosynthesis monooxygenase — protein sequence MSDAAFATLPEPPYWSVAFSSRRSAGGDAAYGEAAARMVELARQQPGFLGVESARGADGFGITISYWDSEAAIAAWRAHAEHAAVRATGRRDWYRHFELRIARVERAYGGP from the coding sequence GTGAGCGACGCCGCCTTCGCCACGCTGCCCGAGCCGCCGTACTGGTCGGTGGCCTTTTCGTCGCGTCGCAGCGCGGGTGGCGACGCCGCCTACGGCGAAGCGGCTGCGCGCATGGTCGAACTGGCGCGCCAGCAGCCCGGTTTCCTGGGCGTGGAATCGGCGCGCGGCGCCGATGGCTTCGGCATCACCATCTCCTACTGGGACAGCGAAGCCGCCATCGCCGCCTGGCGTGCCCATGCCGAGCATGCCGCGGTGCGTGCCACCGGCCGCCGCGACTGGTACCGCCATTTCGAACTGCGGATCGCGCGGGTCGAGCGCGCCTACGGCGGCCCCTGA
- the trpD gene encoding anthranilate phosphoribosyltransferase: MTITAQEALQRTIEHREIFFDEMVVLMRQVMRGEVSPLMTAAIITGLRVKKETIGEIAGAATVMREFSRAVEVADRTHMVDIVGTGGDGSHTFNISTCAMFVAAAAGAKVAKHGNRSVSSKSGSADALEALGARIELQPEQVAQAIAATGIGFMFAPIHHPAMKVVAPVRREMGVRTIFNILGPLTNPAGAPNILMGVFHPDLVGIQARVLQELGAERALVVWGRDGMDELSLGAGTLVGELRDGQVREYELHPEDFGIAMSASRNLRVDGPAQSIAMLRAVLAGEPGPALDIVAYNAGAALYVAGVSDSIAAGIDAARAAIADGRAADRLRQYVDFTRALS; this comes from the coding sequence ATGACGATCACCGCGCAGGAGGCCCTGCAGCGCACCATCGAGCATCGCGAGATCTTCTTCGACGAGATGGTCGTGCTGATGCGCCAGGTCATGCGGGGCGAGGTATCGCCGCTGATGACCGCCGCCATCATCACCGGCCTGCGGGTGAAGAAGGAAACCATCGGCGAGATCGCCGGCGCGGCCACGGTCATGCGCGAGTTCTCGCGCGCGGTCGAGGTGGCCGATCGCACGCACATGGTCGATATCGTCGGCACCGGCGGCGATGGTTCGCACACGTTCAACATCTCGACCTGCGCGATGTTCGTCGCCGCCGCGGCCGGCGCCAAGGTCGCCAAGCACGGCAACCGCAGCGTCTCGTCCAAGTCCGGCAGCGCCGACGCGCTGGAGGCGCTGGGGGCCCGCATCGAACTGCAGCCCGAGCAGGTCGCCCAGGCCATCGCCGCCACCGGCATCGGCTTCATGTTCGCGCCCATCCACCACCCGGCGATGAAGGTGGTCGCGCCGGTGCGCAGGGAAATGGGCGTGCGGACCATCTTCAACATCCTGGGGCCGCTGACCAACCCGGCCGGCGCGCCGAACATCCTGATGGGCGTGTTCCACCCCGACCTGGTCGGTATCCAGGCGCGGGTGCTGCAGGAGCTCGGCGCCGAGCGCGCGCTGGTGGTGTGGGGACGCGACGGCATGGACGAGCTCTCGCTCGGTGCCGGCACGCTGGTCGGCGAACTGCGCGACGGCCAGGTGCGCGAGTACGAGCTGCATCCGGAGGACTTCGGCATCGCCATGTCGGCCAGCCGCAACCTCCGGGTGGACGGGCCCGCGCAGTCCATCGCGATGCTGCGCGCCGTGCTGGCCGGCGAGCCCGGTCCGGCGCTGGACATCGTCGCCTACAACGCCGGCGCGGCGCTGTACGTGGCCGGGGTGAGCGACTCGATCGCCGCCGGCATCGACGCCGCGCGCGCCGCCATCGCCGACGGCCGCGCCGCCGACAGGCTGCGCCAGTACGTGGACTTCACCCGCGCGCTGTCGTGA
- a CDS encoding aminodeoxychorismate/anthranilate synthase component II, whose protein sequence is MLLMIDNYDSFTYNLVQYLQSLGAEVEVVRNDALDVDRIAKMAPQRIVISPGPCTPNEAGVSLEVIERLGATTPILGVCLGHQSIGQAYGGDVIRAGRIMHGKVSPIRHEGRGVFAGLPDRYEATRYHSLVVDKTTLPPALEVTAWTENEDGSIEEIMGLRHREFPVEGVQFHPESILTQHGHALLKNFLERSA, encoded by the coding sequence ATGCTGCTGATGATCGACAACTACGACAGCTTCACCTACAACCTCGTGCAGTACCTGCAGTCGCTGGGCGCCGAGGTGGAGGTGGTGCGCAACGATGCGCTGGACGTGGACCGGATCGCGAAGATGGCGCCGCAGCGGATCGTGATCTCGCCAGGGCCCTGCACGCCCAACGAGGCCGGCGTGTCGCTGGAGGTGATCGAGCGGCTGGGGGCGACCACGCCGATCCTGGGCGTGTGCCTGGGCCATCAGAGCATCGGCCAGGCCTACGGCGGCGATGTCATCCGCGCCGGCCGAATCATGCACGGCAAGGTCTCGCCGATCCGCCACGAAGGCCGCGGCGTCTTCGCCGGCCTGCCGGACCGCTACGAGGCCACGCGCTACCACTCGCTGGTCGTGGACAAGACCACGCTGCCGCCCGCGCTGGAGGTCACCGCCTGGACCGAGAACGAGGACGGCTCGATCGAGGAGATCATGGGCCTGCGCCACCGCGAGTTCCCGGTGGAAGGGGTGCAGTTCCACCCCGAGTCCATCCTGACCCAGCACGGCCACGCGCTGCTGAAGAACTTCCTGGAGCGCAGCGCATGA
- a CDS encoding SIMPL domain-containing protein has translation MKRRWILLALLFPVVASAQINSLPAQPHLLVKGEAHRAVSPDRFGVVVTLERVDPSPEIARGKVQADASGVLAAFHRHHALPGSIQAATMEIKPAHAYEAGREVFKGTEVTRRLAVAFGTLEDTRAFLGELKTSEFLQLSGITPGYRDEAALRATLKGEAAAQSRQAAEGLAKAYGVRLSGLYTISDVAPSFSYGIQAGTWRSPESPFPPAPPPPSADVGARVDPTLRPADGESLEAGTLTLSENVYAVFLIAQ, from the coding sequence ATGAAACGTCGCTGGATACTGCTGGCCCTGTTGTTTCCCGTGGTCGCATCCGCGCAGATCAACAGCCTGCCCGCGCAGCCGCATCTGCTGGTCAAGGGAGAGGCGCATCGCGCGGTCAGCCCGGATCGCTTCGGCGTGGTGGTGACGCTCGAGCGGGTCGATCCGTCGCCTGAGATCGCGCGCGGCAAGGTGCAGGCCGATGCGAGCGGCGTGCTGGCGGCCTTCCATCGCCACCATGCCTTGCCCGGCTCGATCCAGGCGGCCACGATGGAAATCAAGCCAGCGCATGCGTACGAAGCGGGGCGCGAGGTGTTCAAGGGCACGGAAGTCACGCGCAGACTGGCGGTGGCCTTCGGCACGCTGGAAGACACCCGGGCCTTCCTCGGCGAATTGAAGACCAGCGAGTTCCTGCAGCTCTCGGGCATCACGCCCGGCTACCGCGACGAGGCCGCGCTGCGCGCGACCTTGAAGGGCGAAGCGGCCGCGCAATCGCGACAGGCGGCCGAAGGGCTGGCAAAAGCCTACGGCGTCAGATTGTCCGGCCTGTACACCATCTCCGACGTGGCGCCCTCCTTCAGCTACGGCATCCAGGCCGGGACCTGGCGAAGCCCGGAATCGCCGTTCCCGCCGGCACCACCGCCGCCTTCGGCCGACGTCGGCGCGCGGGTGGACCCAACGCTGCGCCCGGCCGACGGCGAATCGCTCGAAGCCGGCACCCTCACCCTTTCCGAAAACGTCTATGCGGTCTTCCTGATCGCGCAGTGA
- a CDS encoding aminotransferase class I/II-fold pyridoxal phosphate-dependent enzyme, with protein sequence MTKLASFRNDYSEGAHPRLLQALTQASAEQNTGYGLDRHSLRAAELIRARCGQPQAQVHFLAGGTQTNLLAISAFLRPHEAVIAVDTGHVATHETGAIEATGHKVLVAPHVEGKLTVDAVRGLLAANTSEHMVKPRLVYVSHTTELGTLYTRAELQALRDLCDECGLLLFLDGARLGCALAAAGDDLGLAEIAALTHAFYIGGTKNGALLGEALVVVEPALQADLRYLIKQRGAMLAKGMVVGCQFEALFEDDLFVELGAHANAMAQRLQSGLKAAGAQMLIDSPTNQIFPVLTHAQIEALARLTAFERWSPYSDSHAVIRFVTSWATRTEAVEALIAEVARLLR encoded by the coding sequence ATGACCAAACTGGCCTCGTTCCGCAACGACTACAGCGAAGGCGCGCATCCACGGCTGCTGCAGGCGCTGACCCAGGCCAGCGCCGAGCAGAACACCGGCTACGGCCTGGATCGGCACAGCCTGCGCGCGGCCGAATTGATCCGCGCGCGCTGTGGACAGCCGCAGGCGCAGGTGCATTTCCTGGCCGGTGGCACGCAGACCAACCTGCTGGCCATTTCCGCCTTCCTGCGCCCGCACGAAGCCGTGATCGCGGTGGACACCGGCCACGTGGCCACGCACGAAACCGGCGCGATCGAGGCCACCGGCCACAAGGTGCTGGTCGCCCCGCATGTGGAAGGCAAGCTCACCGTGGACGCCGTGCGCGGCCTGCTGGCCGCCAACACCAGCGAGCACATGGTCAAGCCGCGCCTGGTGTATGTCTCGCACACCACCGAGCTGGGCACGCTGTACACCCGCGCCGAGCTGCAGGCGCTGCGAGACCTCTGCGACGAATGCGGCCTGCTGCTGTTCCTGGACGGCGCGCGCCTGGGCTGCGCGCTGGCCGCCGCGGGCGACGACCTGGGCCTGGCCGAGATCGCCGCGCTCACCCACGCCTTCTACATCGGCGGCACCAAGAACGGCGCCCTGCTGGGCGAGGCGCTGGTGGTGGTCGAGCCGGCGCTGCAGGCCGACCTGCGCTACCTGATCAAGCAGCGCGGCGCGATGCTGGCCAAGGGCATGGTCGTGGGCTGCCAGTTCGAGGCGCTGTTCGAGGACGACCTGTTCGTCGAACTTGGCGCCCACGCCAACGCGATGGCCCAGCGCCTGCAGTCGGGCTTGAAGGCGGCCGGCGCCCAGATGCTGATCGACTCGCCGACCAACCAGATCTTCCCGGTGCTGACGCATGCGCAGATCGAAGCGCTGGCCCGCCTCACCGCCTTCGAGCGCTGGTCCCCGTACAGCGACAGCCACGCCGTGATCCGCTTCGTCACTTCCTGGGCCACCCGCACGGAGGCGGTGGAGGCGCTGATCGCCGAAGTGGCGCGCCTGCTGCGATGA
- the trpE gene encoding anthranilate synthase component I, with translation MITAEQFQQHAAEGHTRIPVVREVLSDLDTPLSVYLKLADGPYTYLFESVEGGERFGRYSIIGLPARRVYAVRGHTLETRDYGELVDSRHVADPLAEVEALRAAHSVPRFEGLPGFTGGLVGWFGFECIGYIEPRLAVDKPDELNTPEILLMLSEELAVFDNLKGRLYLIVHADPAQPQAWARANRRLDELAHRLRQAGAGYPQTQLSDAIDEGDFRSSFTREEYHAVVRTAQEYVRAGDIFQVVPSQRLRVPFRARPVDVYRALRALNPSPYMYFIDVGGTQVVGSSPEILARLQGDTVTVRPIAGTRRRGHTPEEDAAMEAELLADPKERAEHVMLIDLGRNDVGRVAEPGTVEVGEQFVIERYSHVMHIVSEVTGKLKQGLSYADVLRATFPAGTVSGAPKIRALEVIAELEPVKRNVYSGAVGYIGWHGDADTAIAIRTAVIQDGHLYVQAGGGVVYDSDPDLEWKETMNKGRALFRAVAQAAKGL, from the coding sequence TTGATCACCGCAGAGCAGTTCCAGCAGCACGCTGCTGAAGGCCACACCCGCATCCCCGTCGTCCGTGAAGTGCTGTCCGACCTGGACACGCCGCTCTCGGTCTACCTCAAGCTCGCCGACGGCCCCTATACCTATCTGTTCGAATCGGTCGAGGGCGGCGAACGCTTCGGTCGCTATTCGATCATCGGCCTGCCGGCGCGGCGCGTGTACGCGGTGCGCGGCCATACGCTGGAAACGCGCGACTACGGCGAGCTGGTCGACTCCCGCCATGTCGCCGATCCGCTGGCGGAGGTCGAGGCGCTGCGCGCGGCCCATTCGGTGCCCAGGTTCGAGGGCCTGCCCGGTTTCACCGGCGGGCTGGTGGGCTGGTTCGGCTTCGAGTGCATCGGCTACATCGAACCGCGCCTGGCGGTGGACAAGCCCGACGAACTGAACACCCCCGAGATCCTGCTGATGCTCTCCGAGGAGCTGGCGGTGTTCGACAACCTCAAGGGCCGGCTGTACCTGATCGTCCACGCCGATCCGGCCCAGCCGCAGGCGTGGGCCAGGGCCAACCGCCGCCTGGACGAACTGGCGCACCGCCTGCGCCAGGCCGGCGCCGGCTATCCGCAGACGCAGCTGTCCGATGCGATCGACGAAGGCGATTTCCGCTCCTCGTTCACCCGCGAGGAGTACCACGCCGTGGTCCGCACCGCGCAGGAATACGTGCGCGCCGGCGACATCTTCCAGGTCGTGCCCAGCCAGCGCCTGCGCGTGCCGTTCCGCGCGCGTCCGGTCGACGTGTACCGCGCGCTGCGCGCGCTCAACCCGTCGCCGTACATGTACTTCATCGATGTCGGCGGCACCCAGGTGGTCGGCTCCTCGCCGGAGATCCTGGCGCGCCTGCAGGGCGACACCGTCACCGTGCGTCCGATCGCCGGCACGCGCCGCCGCGGCCACACGCCCGAAGAGGACGCGGCGATGGAGGCCGAGCTGCTGGCCGATCCGAAGGAGCGCGCCGAGCACGTGATGCTGATCGACCTGGGCCGCAATGATGTCGGCCGCGTGGCCGAACCCGGCACGGTGGAGGTGGGCGAGCAGTTCGTGATCGAGCGCTACAGCCACGTCATGCACATCGTCAGCGAGGTCACCGGCAAGCTGAAGCAGGGGCTGAGCTACGCCGACGTGCTGCGCGCGACCTTCCCGGCCGGCACCGTCAGCGGCGCGCCGAAGATCCGCGCGCTGGAAGTCATCGCCGAACTCGAGCCGGTCAAGCGCAACGTCTATTCCGGCGCCGTCGGCTACATCGGCTGGCACGGCGATGCCGACACGGCCATCGCCATCCGCACCGCCGTCATCCAGGACGGCCACCTGTACGTGCAGGCCGGCGGCGGGGTGGTCTACGACTCCGACCCGGACCTGGAGTGGAAGGAAACGATGAACAAGGGCCGCGCCCTGTTCCGCGCGGTCGCGCAGGCCGCCAAGGGGCTGTGA
- a CDS encoding DUF1653 domain-containing protein, giving the protein MSDLPALPATPPGRYVHYKGGRYEVLGAVRHSETLEPLVLYRALYGEGGLWVRPHAMFFSEVDIDGVRQPRFRRLEEAA; this is encoded by the coding sequence ATGTCCGACCTGCCCGCCCTGCCCGCCACGCCGCCGGGCCGCTACGTCCACTACAAGGGCGGCCGCTACGAGGTGCTCGGCGCGGTGCGCCACAGCGAGACGCTCGAGCCGCTGGTGCTCTACCGCGCCCTGTACGGCGAAGGCGGGCTGTGGGTGCGGCCGCACGCGATGTTCTTTTCCGAGGTGGACATCGACGGCGTGCGCCAGCCGCGCTTCCGGCGCCTCGAAGAGGCGGCGTGA
- a CDS encoding DUF3649 domain-containing protein codes for MSAASARGGAASASGFRRPWVGVLSRSLAAIFGGYALAASTGAFLAVALPIARSQAVLTGMLLAILVCACAALWAFAAASAWKAWAGILVPTALMALTTWLMKAGA; via the coding sequence ATGAGCGCGGCCTCCGCGCGCGGCGGCGCCGCTTCCGCATCTGGATTCCGTCGCCCCTGGGTGGGCGTGCTCTCGCGCAGCCTGGCGGCGATCTTCGGCGGCTATGCACTGGCCGCCAGCACCGGCGCGTTCCTGGCGGTGGCGCTGCCGATCGCGCGCAGCCAGGCGGTGCTGACCGGCATGCTGCTGGCCATCCTGGTCTGCGCCTGCGCGGCGCTGTGGGCGTTCGCCGCGGCCAGCGCCTGGAAGGCCTGGGCCGGCATCCTGGTCCCGACCGCGCTGATGGCCCTGACCACCTGGCTGATGAAGGCGGGGGCATGA